The genomic window TACTTCCGATCCATAAACAGAAATAGCCCCAGTCGTAGAAAGCATTCTACCTGTTATTTTACCGCCCGAACCTATATCGACCGCTCCAGGATTACTAATTAGATTTCCGCTGATAGTTGTTGAAGCCGCCATTGAAATGGCACCACCAGACAACCAAAATATTTTATCTGATGAAGCGCAATTAATCAAAACTACGGTCGTACCTGCAGCAGTTGATAAAGCACCGCCTATTTTAAAGATGAATTCCGCATTTGGGTCTCCTTGAGCATCTAAAGTAAGCGTCCCAGCTATAGAGGCTGCACCGGCTTGATAATAAACCCCTGGAGTTAACGTCTCACTACCAAAAACCGGAAGATGAGTGTCTGTAGTTACGGCAGTGTTTATTTGAACAACAACAGCATTTAAATCTAAGGCCGCTTGTGAGGAAATAGCATTTGTGTTTTGAATACTCCCTTTTACAACTGACGGAGGTCCAAAACCAGATATCGCACCTGAATTCGTGCCAATATCATTTGAGATATATGAAGTACTAGTGTTCGATACCGCGCCGGTGTTTGTGTAAAGAGAAAAATTTTCAATGGATTCAAGATTAATTTGAGACTCAGCTCTATCAATTCTTAAGAAAAATATAATAATCAGAAAAATGGGAAACAAGAATTTTGTTGTCGGAATCATAAATTTGGGTATTAAGATTTGTACTAATCATACCCTTTAGGTGAAAGTTGTCAAACAACCATTTGCTACCTGTGAATTTGTATAATTGGGGCTTCAATTATCACTTAAATGCGAAAGTAGGTATAATTAACTAAGGGCACTGTCTTATTATAATAGATTAGTTTTAATATCGAGTAAGTAAAAAAAAGTAAAGGTTTTTATATTGTTCGCTGGAAACGATTGATAATTGTGTGTAAAATAAATTGCTATAGCAATTTGATTTTATAAAACAATCGAGCGCTTGGTAGCGGCTATTTTACATAACGACTAATTATAGATACAAATGTTTATAAACTCTGCCTAGCAAACGGCTTAATAGTTTAATAACCTAAGTTCAAATTATTCTAATGAAAATGAATGCTTCTGGGTTATTTAACTTAATATAGAATTATAGCTATCAAATGGACTTCTCTCATATAACACCAATAATAGCATTTGTACTATAATGTTCTGCGTTATGTAACTTGGGCTTTGGTAAAAAGTGAAAGTTTTTACTATAGTTTCTTGAAAAATTTTATTCTCAAAAGTTTCTTCTGCTATGTTAATGGAACACTTTTTATGAGACGACCTAGGAGGGAAGTGTAATATGTGTGAAATGGATTAATTATAAAATTCTAATTTAAGATTAAAAGCCTACAAAAAATGGAAGCCTACAAAAGCACTAAAAAAATGGACGATGCCCATTAGAAATTGGGGAGTTATACTAAATCAATTTTTAGCTATATTTGAAAACAGGATTAAGCTATAAATAACTTAACCCTGAAATTTTCAACTTATACACTTTTTAGGATAGTGTCTTTTTTAATCTAATAAGTAGCCAATTATCAGTTAATAAATAATTATTTTCTTTTTTACTTTACCTGTTAACGTTTCCACTATCACAATATAAACACCTGAAGCGGTTTGAAGTGGTAAGGATATAAATGGCTTATAAGTCCTCCTTCTTTTGTTTGAACCCTCGAGGGCATTCAACTAAGGGTTTACACCTTTTACAGTAGATAAATTTGATACTCCTCCTTTAAAAAGAAAAACAAATCCAGATCTAATAGGGCTATTTCCTGGCTTTTCGTTAGGAGCAGCAACCAATAAATCACACTTATTATCATTATTAATATCAGAACCAATCAAAGAGGCACCAAATAAATCGCCATTCTCATTCTGGCCAAGTCCCTTTTGATCGATGCCTTGCCATGGCGTCAATTTACTATTATTCCCTTTAAAAATCATAACATAACCTGATTTAGGTGAATCGCCAGGAGCTTCACCAGGAAGGCCAACAGCAAGGTCGTCTTTTCCGTCTCCGTTAAAATCACCAACTGTGAGTGACGCCCCGAATTGATCGCCATTTTCGTTCTGCCCTAATCCCGTCTGATCAATTCCTTGCCATGGAATAAGACCGGCTGTAGAACCTTTGAAAGACATTACATATCCAGATTTTGGGGATTGACCAGGAGCTTCTCCGGGAAGACCAATAACAAGATCGTCTTTGTTGTCACCGTTAAAGTCGCCTGCAATCATTGATGCTCCAAAGAGGTCTCCTTTTTCATTTTTCCCTAACCCTTTTTGGTCAATTCCTTGCCATGGGCTAAGACCATTATTAGAACCTTTAAAAGTCATGGCATAACCAGACTTAGGTGAATTACCTGGAGATTCCCCTGGTAGTCCAACAGCAAGGTCATCTTTTCCGTCTCCGTTAAAATCACCAGCCGTCAACGATGCACCAAACTGATCGCCATTCTCATTCTCACCAAGTCCTTTTTGATCGATACCTTGCCACGGCTTAAGGCCAGTGCTAGAACCTTTAAATGTCATTACAAAACCAGACTTAGGCGAATTATCTGGAGATTCCCCTGGTAGTCCGACAGCAAGGTCATCTTTCCCGTCTCCGTTAAAATCACCAGCCGTCAACGATGCACCAAACTGATCTCCATTCTCATTCTTACCAAGTCCTTTTTGATCGATGCCTTGCCACGGAATGAGGCCATTGCTAGAACCCTTAAAAGTCATTACAAAACCAGACTTAGGTGAATTGCCAGGAGATTCCCCTGGTAGTCCAACAGCAAGGTCATCTTTCCCATCTCCGTTAAAATCACCAGCTGTCAACGATGCACCAAATTGGTCGCCTTCCTCATTTTTACCCAATCCTTGTTGATCTAAAGTCTTGTCATAAACAAGAAAATTGTTTGCATTTCCTTTGTAAATTATAACTCTTCCTTCGTTATTTTCGCTGGCCTTAGCGCCAATGGCCACATCTTTAAATCCATCACCATTAAAGTCTCCAGTAGCAAAAGACGACCCAAAGCTTTGAATTACACCATTGCTAGCCTCATCAAAAGTATATCCGCGGTCTGTTTCCATGCCTAGATATGCAGATTGAATTCTAAATATCTGTTCGTTTGTAAATTCTGTTCTACATATTTTAGGAGCGTAGCTCATCATATTTTTTGGGTTTGGGGTATAAGTTTCACCGTTGGAATCTATATTATTTCCTGTGTATTGGCAATTTGAGTTTACTTTTCCAGACAAGCTAGGGTCGGCAGGTGTATCGCATATTTGATCTCCTGCCGATGAACAATTACTTCGATTTACCAATTCGGATCCAGCAGCGGTTTCATGGGTGTGCCATAAATCAAACCAGTGTCCTAATTCATGAGCAAATGTAGATTCGTTTTTAACGTGTGAATTATTCATTAAAATATGTTGTTCTTTTGCATCCTTACTAGGAAAGTTTGCCCAAGATGTACTCGAACTCGGTACGAAATAGACGTTTAATTTTTTAGCAATGTTTCGACTATTGACTGATAAACCAACAATCTCGTCTAAGTATCCGTATGACTTATTGAATATTTGATCCGAATCAATATAATAAATGGCGTCAACGAAAAAATTCATATTAAGAGAAGCATACGCTACGTTAGTTCTAGTTAAGGATACCTGAAGATCAGCTTCTGAAAGTCCTCCTGTTTTGTCACTTCTTCGAACAATATGGGCGGCTATAGGGATGCTTCTTGCGGATCCAAAAAGTTCGCCTCCATTAATTTTTTTGTTTAATGTCAGCTCTTTTAGTTTAAAATTATTTTGCTGAAACTCTATTTTTTTAACATTCTTCAACGTTTCGATAGAATAGTTTTTTACAAATTTTAATCGTTTATTGAATACAGAATTAGAATTACTCCATGCCTTTACATGTTGCTGAGATGGTTTTGCTGTACATTGTGTTTCTTGTGCCCTAAATATGGCAACGGAAAAGAATAATAAGATTGCTGAAATGAATTGAGTTTTCATAATTCTAGTTTTTAATTATAGTTAATGTTTCAAATATGATGATGGTGTTTTTTAAGAGTTCTCTTTTTACACTGAAGTCAAAAAGGGGAGTAAGTAATGAGTCTGTTCTACTTTCCAAATAAACGATACCCTCCAATTGCCTAAAATTATTTCCTGTATTCATATATGAAAACTTTAAGTCATTTGAATTTAACGTTTTAATAAAAATGGTTTTTACATTTGCTTTTTCAATATATTCAGTGATGTTTTTTTTCTTTGCACCTGGGCCTATTTCATACGAAATTAAGAGATGTTGGTCCGGACGCGATACTTCAAAAAACTCAGTATCATCGCCCTCTCCAAATTTTATATTGTAAACATCTGGAACAGTTATGCGATAATGTTGAAGAACCGTAATCGTGGTATCCTGTTTATTTATAGCCATTTCTTTGCTTTCTTTTTTTAGGAACGAACTTCCTCCACATTCGGTAAAACTCAAAAACAGTCCTACAAAGTAGGTTAATAGCAAGTATGATTTCATTAGGTGAATGATTTGTTTAATACAAGAGTAATCTTTAAAACATCTATATAAAAGAGTGTAAAACCTATATTTGAAGAGGGGTTTTACCCTTTTTTTATTTAAATGGCAATCCACGAGAATCGTCTAAAATTTTTTATTACGTACATTTTATCAAATACGTGATTTTTAATAATAGCAAAAAGGTTAGCTTTTATTTTGGCGTTGGCAAGCGTTGGATAATTGTGTGTAAAATAAATTGCCAGAGCAATTTGATTTTATAAAACAATCGAGCGCTTGGTAGCTGCTATTTTACATAACGGCTAATTATAGATACAAATGTTTTTTAAACGCTGCGAAGCAAAACCGATCACTATTTTTCTCATATATTATATTTGTACTATAATGTTCTGCGTTATGTAACTTGAGCTTTGGTTAAAAGCGAAAGTTCCTCTTAAGTTTCTTGAAAAAATTTATCCTAAAATGTTTCTTCTACAATGTTAATGGAACACTTTTTATGCGACGACGTAGGAGGGAAGCATAATGTGTGTGGAATGACAAATATACCTTTGCACGACCATTGCATTAAATAATTTATATATTTGCTACAATGAAATATTTAGCATTCATATTATCAATTTACATCTTCGTACTTAATTTAGCACCTTGTGCAGATTATATACCGACTAATGATGATGCTAAAACTGAAATATCTCAAGCTACGGACGAACATCATCACCAAGATTCAGATTCTTGTTCACCTTTTTGTATTTGTCAATGTTGCCATATTAGTGCTACACATTTTCAATTTGCAGATTTAAAGCTTGATTTTCCTTATATTTCTACTCAAGATTTTCTTTACTTAAACGGTACAGAAAAAGATTTTACTACTTCCATTTTACAGCCACCAAGGGCATAATTCAGTTTTTTAAAGGATAACTATATCCAATTTCGAGCCTATATGGTTCTTTTCATTTCGTGTAATTCTATTTCTTATAGCAGAATTGTATCGAAAAGTTTAACTGAATTAAAATATTTTCTATGATTAATAAAATCATTGATTTTTCAATCAATAACAAATTCATTATTGGTTTGCTAACGCTTACCATTGTTGGAGCAGGTATTTGGAGTATGACCCAAGTACCAATCGATGCTGTTCCAGATATTACCAATAATCAAGTACAAGTCATTACGCAAGCACCCAATTTAGGTACAGAGGACATTGAGCAATTTGTTACGTATCCTGTGGAAGTCGCAATGAGTAACTTACCTGATGTAAAGGAAATCCGTTCCATTTCTCGTTTTGGCTTATCTGTGGTTACTATAGTTTTTGACGATGATATGGGAACTTATCTACCGCGTCAGTTAGTAGCTGAAAAACTAAACGAAGTCAAAGAACAAATTCCGAGTGGTTTTGGAGAGCCAACTATGGGTCCAATTTCTTCTGGATTAGGAGAAATTTATCAATACACACTTAAAGTAAAACCAGAGTATAAAGACAAATATTCGGTTACTGATTTGCGCACAATGCAAGATTGGATTGTACAGCGTCAAATGGCTATGGTAGAAGGTGTTGTTGAAGTAAACGCAATAGGTGGAAAAATTAAACAGTACGAAGTTGCTGTTGACCCAAACGAACTAAAAGCTATTGGTTTAACAATTACCGATGTTTTTGAAGCACTTGAGGCTAACAATCAAAATACAGGTGGTGCATACATTGAAAAGAACCATCAAGCCAATTTTATTCGTGGCGAAGGCTTGGTGCGTAGTTTAGATGATATTAAAAAGATTACGGTTAAAAACACAAACAATATTCCAATTACCGTTGGCGACATTGCTAAGGTACAATTTGGTGCAGCTATTCGTTATGGCGCTTTAACCCAAGATGGAGAAGGCGAAGTAGTTGGTGGATTGGTTATGATGCTTAAAGGCGCTAATTCAAACGATGTTATTGAGAATGTAAAAGTGCGAATGGCTCAAATTGAAAAATCATTGCCAGAAGGAGTCATTATCGAACCTTTGTTAGACCGAAGTAAATTAATAGCAGAAACAACTTCAACAGTCGCTACCAATCTAATTGAAGGTGCATTAATAGTAATATTTGTTCTTATTTTCTTATTAGGCAATTGGCGTGGTGGTTTAATAGTAGCTTCAACAATTCCATTATCACTATTATTCGCATTTATACTAATGAATGTATTTGATGTTTGGGCTAATTTAATGAGCCTGGGAGCAATAGATTTCGGAATTATCGTCGATGGTGCTGTGATTATTGTAGAAAGTACCGTTTTCCTAATTGCTTCGCAAGTTCTAAAGAAAAGGAAATTGACATCCAAAGAGCGTGATGGTGTTGCAGCAAATGCCTCAAAAAAAATGATGAATGCTGCCTTTTTCGGCCAGCTGATTATCCTAATTGTATTTCTACCAATATTAGCATTAGAAGGTATTGAAGGAAAAATGTTCAAACCAATGGCATTGACTTTCATTTTTGCAATGATTGGTGCAATGGTACTTTGTTTGACGTATGTACCAATGATGTCTGCACTTATTTTAAGAGCACCAAAAAATGACAAACAATCATATGGTGATAAATTTGTGCATTGGGTAGAACGTAAATACCAACCGCTATTAGAAAAAGCCTTAAAGAAAGGAAAATTAATAATTGGTGTTTCTGTTGTATTATTTGGTATTGCAGTTTTTATGTTTACAAGAATGGGTGGCGAATTTATTCCACAATTAGATGAAGGTGATATTGCATTTCACGCTATCTTAAAACCCGGTAGCTCACTTACAGAAACGATTGAAACAACTACAAAAATTGAGCAAATTGTAAAAGCAAAGTTTCCAGAAGTCGAAAAAATTGTAAGTCGAATTGGTGTTGCAGAAATACCAACAGATCCAATGCCAATGGATATTGCTGATGTTTTTGTAATACTGAAACCAAAAAGCGAATGGACTACTGTAGAGACAAAAGATGAACTCATTGAAAAAATGAAAGAAGCTGTGGAAATAATTCCTGGTGTTAACTATGAATTTACACAACCCATTGAAATGCGTTTTAATGAATTACTTGAAGGTGTTAGAGAAGATATTGCGATTAAACTTTATGGAGAAGATATAGATCTACTGTCTCAAAAAGCAGAAGAAATATCTAAAATCATTGCTGGTACAGAAGGTATTGGCGATATGAAAGCGGAAGCTACAACAGGTTTGCCACAAATGACAATTACGTATAACAGAAGTAAATTGGCACAATACGGACTTCAAATAAACACATTAAATCAAATTGTACAATCAGCTTTTGCAGGAGGTATAGCAGGAACTATTTTTGAAGGTGAAAAACGATTTGATTTGGTGGTTAGGTTAAGTTCTCATAATCGTAAAGACATAACAGATGTGCAAAATTTGTATATCAACTTACCTTCTGGTGCACAAATTCCACTTCGCGAAGTAGCAGATGTAAGTTACAAAGGAGGTCCAATGCAAATCAGCAGGGACAATACCAATAGAAGAACCTATGTTGGTATCAATGTAAGAGGGCGTGATGTAAAATCATTGGTAACAGAAATAAAATCAAAATTAGATGCACAATTAGAACTGCCTTCTGGTTATTTCATTCGCTATGGTGGTGCTTTTGAAAATTTAGAACGTGCCAGTAACCGTTTACAAACTGTTGTTCCTATTGCCTTGTTACTCATTTTTGTACTAATTTATTTTGCTCTAAAATCGTTATCACAAACGTTGATGATTTACATAGCAATCCCAATGGCAACCATTGGTGGTGTTGTTGCCTTATGGATGCGTGATATGCCTTTTAGTATTTCGGCAGGTGTTGGTTTTATTGTTTTATTTGGTGTTGCAGTATTAAACGGATTGGTAATGATTAGTGGTCTGAATGAGTTAAAAGAAGAAGGTGTTACCAATCTAAAAGATAGAATCATTGAAGGTACAAAGCGAAGAATTAGACCAATTATGTTAACCGCTTTTACAGATGTTTTAGGCTTTTTACCTATGGCAATTTCAGCATCAGCTGGTGCAGAAGTTCAGCGACCTTTAGCAACCGTTGTAATTGGTGGTTTATTAACGTCTACATTATTAACATTATTCGTTTTACCTATATTATATCATTGGGTAGAAAACAAATCATTCAATTTTAGAGCAGGCAAAAAAGTAATTACAGTTACTGCTATGGTAGCTTTTATGTTTTTGTTGCCAATTACAGGAAACGCACAACAAATAAACGATTCGTTACCTAATATTTCAATGCAAGAAGCTGTGAAATTGGCTAAAGAAAACTATCCAAGTTTAAAACAACAACAGCTTGAAATTGATAAGCAACAACAATTAAAAGGAACTGCTTTCGATTTTGGTACTACCCAAATTTTTACGGGTGGCGAAGAAATCAACAATGGTACAGGTATTTATACAACTATAGGTATTGGTCAATCAAATATAGACGTGTTTGGTATTTCACCAAAGAGAAAATTACAGGAGCAACGTATTCAGTTAGCCCAAAAAGCCTTTCAGCTTTCAGAATTAGCTTTAGAATTGGAAGTAAAAAAAGCTTGGGCAAATGCCTTACAGAGTAAAAGGAATTATAATTTATACAAAGAGTTAGATTCTATTTATACCAACTTTGAAAAATCAGTTGCATTAAATTATGAAGTCGAAGCAATTTCACGTTTAGAATATTCGGCTGCCAAAAATCAAGCCTTACAAATTCAGAATAAATTTATGCAATCAAAAAGTGACTATGTTATTGCATTACAACAGTTAAACCTTTGGTTGGTTTCAGATGGATTTTTTACGGTTTCAGATGAAATTAATATTGAGAGCGAATTAAATGTAGATTCCTTCAGTTTAGAAGCACACCCTATATTTACTATTTCTCAACTTCAAGTCACAGAAGCAGAAACAAACTATAAAGCTGCTAAAGCCGAAAATTTACCAAAATTCAACCTTCAAGGTGGCTTGCAAAAAGTAAATGGAAATTCTGGATTTTATAGCTATCAGGCTGGTATTTCCATACCGTTTTTATCAGGTACAACAAAAGCACAAATTAGAACAGCCAAAATTGATAGACAAATTGCCGAATCAAATATGCAGTTCAAACAAAAGGAAGTACAATCTAAATTTAATCAAGCTAAAGAAAATTACCAAAAATGGAAAACATCTTGGCTGTTCTATAAGAATGAAGTATTACCACTTATTAAAGAACAAAAAACAGGTGCTTTGTTTGCTTATAGAGAAGGAGAGATTGATTACACAGCGTTTACACAACTTATTAAAGAAGCTATTCAATCGGAACTGGAAGCACAAACAGCGTTAGCAAACTATTTAGAAAGTATATTTCAATTACAATATTTTAATCAATAAGAAAATGAAAAATAGATTATATAAATTTTTAACCATAATAATGTTATCCATTTTTGTTTCTGCTTGCGGAAATAAAGAAAGCCACAAAGCAGGTGATGGTCATTCTAATAACGAAGAACAAAAAACTGAAGAAAAAGATGACCATAGCGAAGGCGAAGAAGTGATGCTTTCAGAACAACAGTTTGAAGCCTTAAAAATGAAAATAGACACCATTGCTTCACGCAATATGAGTGGCTATGTGGAAGCCAATGGGACTTTAGAAGTGCCACCACAAAACGAAGCTGCCATAACATCAGTAGTTGGTGCTAATGTAGTTTCTATTGAAGTGATTGAAGGAGACAAAGTGAATAAAGGTCAAGTAGTGGCATATCTGTCACATCCAAATATTATTCAAATGCAAACCAATTATTTAAATGCGTATAGTGATAGTAATTTTTTAAAGAAAAATTATGAGCGTCAACAAAAACTTTACAATGCAGGTGTAGGATCTGGCGCAAATTACCAAAAAGCTGAAGCAGAATATGAAGCCTCAAAGGCAATGGTTAAGGGATTGGAAGCTCAATTGAGATTATTAAACATTAATTCCTCATCAGTACGAAATGGAACAATTGCTCAAAGTATATCATTACGCAGTCCTATTGAAGGCTATGTGCAAACAGTAGAAGTAAAAACAGGACAGTATGTTGAACCACAAACCGAACTCTTTGAAATCGTAAACACACATCACGTTCACGCTGATTTAATGGTGTTTGAAAAAGATGTGTATAAAGTTAAGAAAGGTCAAAAAGTAACCTTTAATGTACAAACAATGCAAGATGAAGAATTAATAGCACAAATATATTCGGTAAGTAAAACTTTCGAAGACAATCCTAAAGCGGTACACGTACATGCAGAAATTGAGAATAAAAAAGGGATTCTTATTCCTGGAATGTATATTCAAGGAAAAATTCAAACAGAAAATACGGAAACTATGGCGTTGCCCGAAAGTGCCATAGTAAAAGAAGGCGATAGATTTTTCGTGTTTTCGGCAGAAAGAGAAAATAATGATTGGAGCTTTAAACCCATTGAAGTTATTTTGAGTGCAAAAGATGGCAATTGGATAGCAGTTCAATTTACTGAAGAACAAGATAAAACCACAAAATTTGCTTATAATAATGCGTATTATTTAATAGCTGAAATGAAAAAAGGCGAAACAGAACACGAACATTAATTATGCAAACAATAGAACAATTATTAGGGTCAAAAAGTATACGAGTTACGGCAATGCGTTTACTTATTTATAAGTTTCTTGCAGAGAAACAAGTAGCAGTAACTTTAAGTGATATCGAAAATGCTTTTGATAAAGCAGATAGAACGACATTGTATAGAACAGTAAAAACATTTGAGGAAAAAGCGATAGTGCATCAAATAGATGATGGCACAGGAATTACTAAATATGCTTTGTGTGAAAACGGATGTAATTGCGAGATTGAAACCGATTTGCATTTGCATTTTCATTGCAATAACTGTAATGTAACCATTTGCTTAACAGATCATAAAATTCCCCAGATTAAAGTGCCAGAAGGCTTCGTTTCAGAAAATGTAAACTTGGTGGTAAAAGGTATTTGTGATAAATGTAGTGGACAATAATGCACTTCCATTGCATTGAAATTTAAAGCATTTTTGTATCAAATTAGAAACTATGTTATTATTCGCTTATCTCGTATTATATTTTTTATTAGTCTTTGTATTAAGGTCCTTATTACTATGGAAAAAAACAGGTATAAACCCATTTACGTTTAATAAAACTGATGATGCTCACGGATTTAATGGCAAGGTATTTACATTTATCTCGTTTTTGGAATTAATAGTTGTTGGAATCTATGCTTTTAAAAGTGAATGGTATGAATACTTGCTTCCATTTTGGTATTTAGAAAACTCTACTTTACAAAAGATTGGTTGGGCACTTTTGTTTCTATCGTTAATTGTAGTATGGATTTCTCAAAGCCAAATGGCGAATTCTTGGAGAATTGGGATTGATGAAAATAACAAAACTAAATTAGTAACAAATGGAATGTTTTCAATTTCAAGAAACCCAATTTTTCTTGGTATTATGATAGCAAATATCGGATTGTTTTTAGTGATACCAAACACTTTTACATTATTAATAATTTCATTATCAACAATTAGTATAAATACCCAAATTAGATTAGAAGAAGAGTTTTTAAAAAGAGAATTCGAGAATAATTATTTAGAGTATGCAAAAAAAGTAAGACGTTGGATATAAATATTTCTTATCTAAAGAATTAAATAATGATGAAAAAAAAGAAAATCAATTTAAGAGATTTAAAACCAAATTCAGAAGAGCAACACAGTCACGATGATGGTCATAATCATAGTGGTAATTCCAGTAATATAAAAGCCTATATTCCAGCAATCATAAGTTTTTCAATGCTTATTATTGGTATTTGGTTAGACTATTTTGATGTTACCTTTTTCAAGGATTGGATTCGCATTATATGGT from Algibacter sp. L1A34 includes these protein-coding regions:
- a CDS encoding methyltransferase family protein — translated: MLLFAYLVLYFLLVFVLRSLLLWKKTGINPFTFNKTDDAHGFNGKVFTFISFLELIVVGIYAFKSEWYEYLLPFWYLENSTLQKIGWALLFLSLIVVWISQSQMANSWRIGIDENNKTKLVTNGMFSISRNPIFLGIMIANIGLFLVIPNTFTLLIISLSTISINTQIRLEEEFLKREFENNYLEYAKKVRRWI
- a CDS encoding Fur family transcriptional regulator; protein product: MQTIEQLLGSKSIRVTAMRLLIYKFLAEKQVAVTLSDIENAFDKADRTTLYRTVKTFEEKAIVHQIDDGTGITKYALCENGCNCEIETDLHLHFHCNNCNVTICLTDHKIPQIKVPEGFVSENVNLVVKGICDKCSGQ
- a CDS encoding FG-GAP-like repeat-containing protein, which gives rise to MKTQFISAILLFFSVAIFRAQETQCTAKPSQQHVKAWSNSNSVFNKRLKFVKNYSIETLKNVKKIEFQQNNFKLKELTLNKKINGGELFGSARSIPIAAHIVRRSDKTGGLSEADLQVSLTRTNVAYASLNMNFFVDAIYYIDSDQIFNKSYGYLDEIVGLSVNSRNIAKKLNVYFVPSSSTSWANFPSKDAKEQHILMNNSHVKNESTFAHELGHWFDLWHTHETAAGSELVNRSNCSSAGDQICDTPADPSLSGKVNSNCQYTGNNIDSNGETYTPNPKNMMSYAPKICRTEFTNEQIFRIQSAYLGMETDRGYTFDEASNGVIQSFGSSFATGDFNGDGFKDVAIGAKASENNEGRVIIYKGNANNFLVYDKTLDQQGLGKNEEGDQFGASLTAGDFNGDGKDDLAVGLPGESPGNSPKSGFVMTFKGSSNGLIPWQGIDQKGLGKNENGDQFGASLTAGDFNGDGKDDLAVGLPGESPDNSPKSGFVMTFKGSSTGLKPWQGIDQKGLGENENGDQFGASLTAGDFNGDGKDDLAVGLPGESPGNSPKSGYAMTFKGSNNGLSPWQGIDQKGLGKNEKGDLFGASMIAGDFNGDNKDDLVIGLPGEAPGQSPKSGYVMSFKGSTAGLIPWQGIDQTGLGQNENGDQFGASLTVGDFNGDGKDDLAVGLPGEAPGDSPKSGYVMIFKGNNSKLTPWQGIDQKGLGQNENGDLFGASLIGSDINNDNKCDLLVAAPNEKPGNSPIRSGFVFLFKGGVSNLSTVKGVNP
- a CDS encoding efflux RND transporter periplasmic adaptor subunit — protein: MKNRLYKFLTIIMLSIFVSACGNKESHKAGDGHSNNEEQKTEEKDDHSEGEEVMLSEQQFEALKMKIDTIASRNMSGYVEANGTLEVPPQNEAAITSVVGANVVSIEVIEGDKVNKGQVVAYLSHPNIIQMQTNYLNAYSDSNFLKKNYERQQKLYNAGVGSGANYQKAEAEYEASKAMVKGLEAQLRLLNINSSSVRNGTIAQSISLRSPIEGYVQTVEVKTGQYVEPQTELFEIVNTHHVHADLMVFEKDVYKVKKGQKVTFNVQTMQDEELIAQIYSVSKTFEDNPKAVHVHAEIENKKGILIPGMYIQGKIQTENTETMALPESAIVKEGDRFFVFSAERENNDWSFKPIEVILSAKDGNWIAVQFTEEQDKTTKFAYNNAYYLIAEMKKGETEHEH
- a CDS encoding CusA/CzcA family heavy metal efflux RND transporter produces the protein MINKIIDFSINNKFIIGLLTLTIVGAGIWSMTQVPIDAVPDITNNQVQVITQAPNLGTEDIEQFVTYPVEVAMSNLPDVKEIRSISRFGLSVVTIVFDDDMGTYLPRQLVAEKLNEVKEQIPSGFGEPTMGPISSGLGEIYQYTLKVKPEYKDKYSVTDLRTMQDWIVQRQMAMVEGVVEVNAIGGKIKQYEVAVDPNELKAIGLTITDVFEALEANNQNTGGAYIEKNHQANFIRGEGLVRSLDDIKKITVKNTNNIPITVGDIAKVQFGAAIRYGALTQDGEGEVVGGLVMMLKGANSNDVIENVKVRMAQIEKSLPEGVIIEPLLDRSKLIAETTSTVATNLIEGALIVIFVLIFLLGNWRGGLIVASTIPLSLLFAFILMNVFDVWANLMSLGAIDFGIIVDGAVIIVESTVFLIASQVLKKRKLTSKERDGVAANASKKMMNAAFFGQLIILIVFLPILALEGIEGKMFKPMALTFIFAMIGAMVLCLTYVPMMSALILRAPKNDKQSYGDKFVHWVERKYQPLLEKALKKGKLIIGVSVVLFGIAVFMFTRMGGEFIPQLDEGDIAFHAILKPGSSLTETIETTTKIEQIVKAKFPEVEKIVSRIGVAEIPTDPMPMDIADVFVILKPKSEWTTVETKDELIEKMKEAVEIIPGVNYEFTQPIEMRFNELLEGVREDIAIKLYGEDIDLLSQKAEEISKIIAGTEGIGDMKAEATTGLPQMTITYNRSKLAQYGLQINTLNQIVQSAFAGGIAGTIFEGEKRFDLVVRLSSHNRKDITDVQNLYINLPSGAQIPLREVADVSYKGGPMQISRDNTNRRTYVGINVRGRDVKSLVTEIKSKLDAQLELPSGYFIRYGGAFENLERASNRLQTVVPIALLLIFVLIYFALKSLSQTLMIYIAIPMATIGGVVALWMRDMPFSISAGVGFIVLFGVAVLNGLVMISGLNELKEEGVTNLKDRIIEGTKRRIRPIMLTAFTDVLGFLPMAISASAGAEVQRPLATVVIGGLLTSTLLTLFVLPILYHWVENKSFNFRAGKKVITVTAMVAFMFLLPITGNAQQINDSLPNISMQEAVKLAKENYPSLKQQQLEIDKQQQLKGTAFDFGTTQIFTGGEEINNGTGIYTTIGIGQSNIDVFGISPKRKLQEQRIQLAQKAFQLSELALELEVKKAWANALQSKRNYNLYKELDSIYTNFEKSVALNYEVEAISRLEYSAAKNQALQIQNKFMQSKSDYVIALQQLNLWLVSDGFFTVSDEINIESELNVDSFSLEAHPIFTISQLQVTEAETNYKAAKAENLPKFNLQGGLQKVNGNSGFYSYQAGISIPFLSGTTKAQIRTAKIDRQIAESNMQFKQKEVQSKFNQAKENYQKWKTSWLFYKNEVLPLIKEQKTGALFAYREGEIDYTAFTQLIKEAIQSELEAQTALANYLESIFQLQYFNQ
- a CDS encoding DUF6660 family protein; amino-acid sequence: MKYLAFILSIYIFVLNLAPCADYIPTNDDAKTEISQATDEHHHQDSDSCSPFCICQCCHISATHFQFADLKLDFPYISTQDFLYLNGTEKDFTTSILQPPRA